One window of Desulfovibrio aminophilus genomic DNA carries:
- a CDS encoding sigma 54-interacting transcriptional regulator, whose product MRLWKGIHHMTALGADTLLDKLPFATAVITPGRRVLFLNRAMEALTGFSRDEALGLRCDCVLRCSACLDDCPLAEAGEQDKPLSLEGDVINRDRRRLPVRLSLSAVPDETGAPAFYLETLEERPGGIRPALEGGPMSFSRIIGRSPAMERLFETLPAVAQTDSSLLITGETGTGKDVLAEAIHQASPRSKGPFIKVNCGALPESLLESELFGHRKGAFTGAVKDKPGRIQLAEGGTLFLTEVGDLPLPLQVKLLSFLDDRVVYPLGGTSGVVTNVRLIAATHHDLEAAVAAGRFRQDLMFRLNVIRLHLPPLRDRGVDVRLLLDHFLNVCSAQLGKNVRGLDERALATLMGHPYPGNVRELRNIVEYACTMCRGEQVTASDLPAYLKPQSSAPDAARAAEQEQHAAPQADYAELERGRMLKALLEAGGRKGKAAQALGLSRTTFWRKLKSHGLAGEEKP is encoded by the coding sequence GTGCGACTCTGGAAGGGCATCCACCACATGACGGCCTTGGGCGCGGACACGCTGCTGGACAAGCTGCCCTTCGCCACGGCCGTGATCACCCCGGGACGCCGCGTCCTCTTCCTCAACCGAGCCATGGAGGCGCTCACGGGGTTCTCCCGCGACGAGGCCCTGGGCCTGCGTTGCGACTGCGTGCTGCGTTGCAGCGCCTGCCTGGACGACTGCCCCCTGGCCGAGGCCGGGGAGCAGGACAAGCCCCTGTCCCTGGAAGGCGACGTGATCAACCGCGACCGCAGGCGATTGCCGGTGCGCCTGAGCCTCTCCGCCGTGCCCGACGAAACCGGCGCGCCCGCCTTCTACCTCGAGACGCTGGAAGAGCGGCCCGGGGGCATCCGCCCGGCCCTGGAGGGCGGCCCCATGAGCTTTTCGCGCATCATCGGCCGCTCCCCGGCCATGGAGCGCCTGTTCGAAACCCTGCCCGCCGTGGCCCAGACCGACTCTTCCCTGCTCATCACCGGCGAGACCGGCACGGGCAAGGACGTGCTGGCCGAGGCCATCCACCAAGCCTCGCCCCGCTCCAAGGGCCCGTTCATCAAGGTGAACTGCGGAGCCTTGCCGGAATCCCTGCTGGAAAGCGAGCTTTTCGGCCACCGCAAGGGCGCGTTCACCGGCGCGGTGAAGGACAAGCCGGGCCGCATCCAGCTGGCCGAGGGCGGCACCCTCTTCCTCACCGAGGTGGGCGACCTGCCCCTGCCCCTGCAGGTGAAGCTCCTGAGCTTCCTGGACGACCGCGTGGTCTACCCCCTGGGCGGCACATCGGGCGTGGTGACCAACGTGCGGCTCATCGCGGCCACGCATCACGACCTGGAGGCCGCCGTGGCGGCCGGGCGCTTCCGCCAGGACCTCATGTTCCGGCTCAACGTCATCCGCCTGCACCTGCCGCCGTTGCGCGACCGGGGCGTGGACGTGCGCCTGCTCCTGGACCACTTCCTGAACGTCTGCTCGGCCCAGCTGGGCAAGAACGTGCGGGGCCTGGACGAGCGGGCCCTGGCCACGCTCATGGGCCACCCCTACCCCGGCAACGTGCGCGAGTTGCGCAACATCGTGGAATACGCCTGCACCATGTGCCGGGGCGAACAGGTCACGGCTTCGGACCTGCCCGCCTACCTGAAGCCCCAGTCGTCCGCCCCGGACGCGGCCCGCGCCGCCGAGCAGGAGCAGCACGCCGCGCCCCAGGCCGACTACGCCGAACTGGAGCGCGGCCGGATGCTCAAGGCCCTGCTGGAGGCCGGGGGGCGCAAGGGCAAGGCGGCCCAGGCCCTGGGCCTGTCGCGCACGACCTTCTGGCGCAAGCTGAAAAGCCACGGCCTCGCCGGGGAGGAGAAGCCGTGA
- a CDS encoding dinitrogenase iron-molybdenum cofactor biosynthesis protein encodes MNPKLLIAIRDNDVAARLDQCLEVLIVQLDGKGRPLSRKNLVLAKPSDKEICRIAQAEGVGAVICGAVDEEISLYLTWKSVQVIDDVIGPVEEVLRLFAQGRLVRSTIIPDETAKRMIQNVSNETF; translated from the coding sequence GTGAACCCCAAGCTCCTGATCGCCATCCGCGACAACGACGTGGCGGCCCGCCTGGACCAGTGCCTGGAAGTGCTCATCGTGCAGCTCGACGGCAAGGGCCGCCCGCTCTCGCGTAAGAACCTCGTGCTGGCCAAGCCCTCGGACAAGGAGATCTGCCGCATCGCCCAGGCCGAGGGCGTGGGCGCGGTGATCTGCGGCGCCGTGGACGAAGAGATATCCCTCTACCTGACCTGGAAATCCGTGCAGGTCATCGACGACGTCATCGGGCCGGTGGAGGAGGTGCTGCGCCTCTTCGCCCAGGGCCGTCTGGTCCGCTCGACCATCATCCCGGACGAGACCGCCAAGCGAATGATTCAAAATGTTTCAAATGAAACATTTTGA
- a CDS encoding SLC13 family permease, translated as MSTAEAVEPQKLDLKRIFFILLGVALFVTVYFSPSWPDAVDPLGKHFALSREGKGALAVFLLAGVWWVFEVVPIGVTSLMIGILQALFFIRQPAAAFKDFMDPSVLFIFGSIVIGLVFTKTGLTKRMAYKMLMIVGERTSMIMLGCFLVTVFLTHLMAHTAVAATMFPLFMTIYSLYDEEMKPSRFGKGMFIGLAYVCGAGSIITLLGAARGIVALGFYKELAGKEVSFFEFTYYFAPIGWVMTFLLWGFFMVLFKPEKPVIHGLREKAATLYKALGPVSAKEITAALLIGGVIVFMSLQSFIPAIKPLNKSAIMLVCTVLFFVFNILDIKDLEEIPWNIILLFSGAMSIGFCLWETEAAKWLAVNWLAMFKEANWFIFVMGVAFFVLVMTNFIMNVAAIAISLPVALVLCPYLGVAPEVILYSSLVCAGMPFLLLVGAAPNAIAYNSRLFTSGEFFRYGLIASVLLLAVLALFITVIWPIMGMPVTLAK; from the coding sequence ATGAGCACCGCAGAAGCCGTCGAACCGCAGAAGCTCGATCTCAAGAGAATCTTCTTCATCCTCCTGGGAGTGGCGCTGTTCGTCACCGTCTACTTCTCCCCGTCCTGGCCCGACGCCGTGGACCCCCTGGGCAAGCACTTCGCCCTGTCCCGCGAGGGCAAGGGCGCGCTGGCCGTGTTCCTCCTGGCGGGCGTCTGGTGGGTCTTCGAGGTGGTGCCCATCGGCGTGACCTCGCTCATGATCGGCATCCTGCAGGCCCTCTTCTTCATCCGCCAGCCCGCGGCGGCCTTCAAGGACTTCATGGACCCCTCGGTGCTCTTCATCTTCGGCTCCATCGTCATCGGCCTAGTCTTCACCAAGACCGGCCTGACCAAGCGCATGGCCTACAAGATGCTCATGATCGTGGGCGAGCGGACGAGCATGATCATGCTCGGCTGCTTCCTCGTCACCGTGTTCCTCACCCACCTCATGGCCCACACCGCCGTGGCGGCGACCATGTTCCCCCTGTTCATGACCATCTACTCCCTCTACGACGAGGAGATGAAGCCCTCGCGCTTCGGCAAGGGCATGTTCATCGGCCTGGCCTACGTCTGCGGCGCGGGCTCGATCATCACCCTGCTCGGCGCGGCGCGCGGCATCGTGGCCCTGGGCTTCTACAAGGAGCTGGCGGGCAAGGAAGTGAGCTTCTTCGAATTCACCTACTACTTCGCGCCCATCGGCTGGGTCATGACCTTCCTGCTCTGGGGCTTCTTCATGGTCCTCTTCAAGCCCGAGAAGCCGGTGATCCACGGCCTGCGGGAAAAGGCCGCCACCCTCTACAAGGCCCTGGGCCCGGTCAGCGCCAAGGAGATCACCGCCGCCCTGCTCATCGGCGGAGTCATCGTCTTCATGTCCCTGCAGTCCTTCATCCCGGCCATCAAGCCCCTGAACAAGTCGGCGATCATGCTCGTCTGCACGGTGCTCTTCTTCGTCTTCAACATCCTGGACATCAAGGACCTGGAAGAGATCCCCTGGAACATCATCCTGCTCTTCAGCGGCGCCATGAGCATCGGCTTCTGCCTCTGGGAGACCGAGGCCGCCAAGTGGCTGGCCGTGAACTGGCTGGCCATGTTCAAGGAGGCCAACTGGTTCATCTTCGTCATGGGCGTGGCCTTCTTCGTCCTGGTCATGACCAACTTCATCATGAACGTGGCGGCCATCGCCATCTCCCTGCCCGTGGCCCTGGTGCTCTGCCCCTACCTGGGCGTGGCCCCGGAGGTCATTCTCTATTCCTCCCTGGTCTGCGCGGGCATGCCCTTCCTGCTCCTGGTGGGCGCGGCGCCCAACGCCATCGCCTACAACTCGCGGCTCTTCACCAGCGGCGAGTTCTTCCGCTACGGCCTCATCGCCAGCGTTCTGCTCCTGGCGGTCCTGGCCCTGTTCATCACCGTGATCTGGCCCATCATGGGCATGCCCGTGACTCTGGCCAAGTAG
- a CDS encoding PAS domain-containing sensor histidine kinase has product MAKCSVIQGEAQRQQAGKRLEYAKFRRAMTLVVTAVSMTPLLLLSAVLYFSYHAVYEGKVFDHLEAVVERHALAIDEFLFERRQNVRMQVDSYTYEQLRDESLLNDRLRKMQSNYSNDYVDLGLVDEKGLQPAYAGPFRLLQADYGAAPWFRQAIAEDRFISDVFSGIRGTPHFIVTARGRKTGGEAFILRATIDFAHFNERVRQIRMGTTGLAFLVNRQGEFQTNLRPDETVDHEALAAITALDFGKGLPRHLEKANAQNRTMIYVAYPLKMKDWILVFQQERHEAFAHLYNAQLISVSVLLLGGLAIVGTALALIRRMVQRISVAEQDQEVLQKQVVETGKLAAIGELAAGIAHEINNPLAIMVEHAGWIDDLMKGENTSGMKNFQEMQNSLKEIEIQGRRCKEITHKLLSFARRTDSRVQETQLNDLMQEVAGVSAQKARYGNTIIRLELDPDLPTVHISPTEMQQVLLNLVNNAIDAMNKPEGVIVMRSHQDDSWVVLEVEDNGQGIPQANMARIFEPFFTTKAVGKGTGLGLSICYGIIDKSGGTISVDSTPGQGTSFTVRLPATLPAAADEQQTESIPNKGD; this is encoded by the coding sequence ATGGCGAAATGCAGTGTGATCCAGGGAGAAGCGCAACGGCAACAGGCCGGCAAGCGCCTGGAATACGCCAAGTTCCGCCGGGCCATGACCCTGGTGGTCACGGCCGTGTCCATGACTCCCCTGCTGCTCCTGAGCGCCGTGCTCTACTTCAGCTACCACGCGGTCTACGAGGGCAAGGTCTTCGACCACCTGGAGGCCGTGGTGGAGCGCCACGCCCTGGCCATCGACGAGTTCCTCTTCGAGCGCCGCCAGAACGTGCGCATGCAGGTGGATTCCTACACCTACGAACAGCTTCGCGACGAATCCCTGCTCAACGACCGCCTGCGCAAGATGCAGAGCAACTACTCCAACGACTACGTGGACCTCGGCCTGGTGGACGAGAAGGGCCTGCAGCCGGCCTACGCCGGGCCCTTCCGCCTGCTCCAGGCGGACTACGGCGCGGCCCCCTGGTTCCGCCAGGCCATCGCCGAGGACCGCTTCATCAGCGACGTGTTCTCCGGCATCCGGGGCACCCCGCACTTCATCGTCACGGCCCGGGGCCGCAAGACCGGCGGAGAGGCGTTCATTCTCAGGGCGACCATCGACTTCGCCCACTTCAACGAGCGCGTGCGCCAGATCCGCATGGGAACCACCGGCCTGGCCTTCCTGGTCAACCGCCAGGGCGAGTTCCAGACGAACCTGCGGCCCGACGAAACCGTGGACCACGAGGCCCTGGCGGCCATCACCGCCCTGGACTTCGGCAAGGGTCTGCCCCGACACCTGGAGAAGGCCAACGCCCAGAACCGGACCATGATCTACGTGGCCTACCCGCTGAAGATGAAGGACTGGATCCTCGTCTTCCAGCAGGAGCGGCACGAGGCCTTCGCCCATCTCTACAACGCCCAGCTCATCTCGGTCAGCGTCCTGCTCCTGGGCGGCCTGGCCATCGTGGGCACGGCCCTGGCCCTGATCCGGCGCATGGTCCAGCGCATCTCCGTGGCCGAACAGGATCAGGAGGTGCTCCAGAAGCAGGTGGTGGAGACCGGCAAGCTGGCGGCCATCGGCGAGCTGGCCGCGGGCATCGCCCACGAGATCAACAACCCGTTGGCCATCATGGTCGAGCACGCGGGCTGGATCGACGACCTGATGAAGGGCGAGAACACTTCCGGGATGAAGAACTTCCAGGAGATGCAGAACTCGCTCAAGGAGATCGAAATCCAGGGCCGCCGCTGCAAGGAGATCACCCACAAGCTGCTGAGCTTCGCCCGGCGCACCGACTCCCGCGTGCAGGAAACCCAGCTCAACGACCTCATGCAGGAGGTGGCCGGGGTCTCGGCCCAGAAGGCCCGCTACGGCAACACCATCATCCGCCTGGAGCTCGACCCGGACCTGCCCACGGTGCACATTTCGCCCACGGAGATGCAGCAGGTGCTCCTCAACCTGGTGAACAACGCCATCGACGCCATGAACAAGCCCGAGGGCGTCATCGTCATGCGCTCCCACCAGGACGACTCCTGGGTCGTGCTGGAGGTGGAGGACAACGGCCAGGGCATCCCCCAGGCGAACATGGCCCGCATCTTCGAGCCCTTCTTCACCACCAAGGCGGTGGGCAAGGGCACGGGGCTCGGGCTGTCCATCTGCTACGGCATCATCGACAAGAGCGGCGGAACCATCAGCGTGGACAGCACGCCGGGACAGGGCACCAGCTTCACGGTGCGGCTGCCCGCGACCCTGCCCGCCGCCGCGGACGAACAGCAAACGGAATCGATCCCGAACAAAGGAGACTGA
- a CDS encoding response regulator produces MTMAKVLLIDDEAGFLDVLSKRLETRNLSIVTALSGEAGLKALAKDHALDVVILDVKMPGLDGIQTLQMIKKDFPLAEVIMLTGHATVETAIEGMKLGAFDYLMKPCDIDLLVQKVQEAKEKKAKHEEKIVQAQLKEITSRMA; encoded by the coding sequence ATGACCATGGCCAAGGTTTTGCTCATCGACGACGAGGCCGGTTTTCTCGACGTGCTCTCCAAGCGTCTGGAAACGCGCAATCTGTCCATCGTCACGGCCCTGAGCGGCGAGGCCGGTCTCAAGGCCCTGGCCAAGGACCACGCCCTGGACGTGGTCATCCTGGACGTGAAGATGCCCGGCCTGGACGGCATCCAGACGCTGCAGATGATCAAGAAGGACTTCCCCCTGGCCGAGGTGATCATGCTCACGGGCCACGCAACGGTGGAGACCGCCATCGAGGGCATGAAGCTCGGGGCCTTCGACTACCTCATGAAGCCCTGCGACATCGACCTGCTCGTGCAGAAGGTCCAGGAGGCCAAGGAGAAGAAGGCCAAGCACGAAGAGAAGATCGTGCAGGCCCAGTTGAAGGAGATCACGAGCCGCATGGCCTAG
- a CDS encoding response regulator, giving the protein MDRTSPVSVILVDDEVSFVTVLAKRLALRGLDSLATTSGPEAIQALRSRDFDVAVLDLKMDRMDGMEVLRLFRQMLPSMRVIMLTGHGGETEARQAIMAGAYDYIIKPCEFEDLLAKIEKAADAARRTRDENTS; this is encoded by the coding sequence ATGGACCGGACGTCTCCCGTCAGCGTGATCCTCGTGGACGACGAGGTTTCCTTCGTCACCGTGCTGGCGAAGCGCCTGGCCTTGCGCGGCCTGGACTCCCTGGCCACCACCAGCGGGCCGGAGGCCATCCAGGCCCTGCGCAGCCGCGACTTCGACGTGGCCGTGCTGGACCTGAAGATGGACCGCATGGACGGCATGGAGGTGCTGCGCCTCTTCCGGCAGATGCTGCCCTCCATGCGGGTCATCATGCTCACCGGCCACGGCGGCGAGACCGAGGCCCGCCAGGCCATCATGGCCGGGGCCTACGACTACATCATCAAGCCCTGCGAATTCGAGGACCTTCTGGCCAAGATCGAGAAGGCGGCCGACGCGGCCCGCCGGACCCGAGACGAGAACACGTCCTGA